In Salmo salar chromosome ssa15, Ssal_v3.1, whole genome shotgun sequence, one genomic interval encodes:
- the LOC106572414 gene encoding FERM domain-containing protein 4B isoform X1, whose translation MTEGRLCQVHLLDDRKLELLVQPKLLSRELLDLVSSHFNLKEKEYFGLTFVDDSGQCKYLQLDRRVLEHDFSKKATGPIALNFLVRFYIESITLLKDNTTVELFFLNAKVAVYNGDIEVESENVFKLAANALQEAKGDYSSDETTRMDLKKLPTLPNKVLKEHPSLTYCEDRVIEHYKQLKGVSRGHAIVQYLTLVESLPTYGVHYYEVKDKQGIPWWLGISYKGIGQYDLQDKLKPRKLYQWKQLENLYFREKKFAVEVNDPHRRAVTKRTFGQTGLVIHTWYASHSLIKTIWVMAISQHQFYLDRKQSKGKIIAAKSLGDIAVDLTEHGGGTKITRLGDNLKHNLIMASTGSLASTGSADSAVDEEQRKEKISELKKKEQEIQDVLTQKTKELKKICLLEAELTGKLPKEYPLFAGERPPHVRRRVGTTFKLDDLFPYNEDPYLRNLESRFALQQKIVEAAKKLASEAELCKTVKRKRRRNCQDAMRKLQQVEDEMNQYRIKKGKKPTQRASVIIADEFIRVETSSLSDSQILDDDDSDGAQRPRSRSVQCSPQLSPAHSLDHHNNKSLNRLAFDGQDASHHYHPREVSSTHSSPYRTLPRPPRDARSMPSTPVMTRNAYSSSQLRSDGNSQSFRHRSGSLESQQRLLKDTDSEKPVFTQSPACRNNSTEALEDCSSYTSQSSLDYAGNPHYCTLDSRTRNHQLHRRVEVYGNTGSMPNLVQNHIGFSDTYERQAHYAPTAYYVAGYPCPDMEPYSNGAYVYENEMEGHYNVNPSYQVHNYGHERYRTYSSDRADSLAQNPYATMRLPRTRHGPRNEPLQKNMQKAMVAEHLRGWYHRSGGHIEAGRGLAGYDYDNGSQLSLGYQTMPAPFSHSSRTTSYSSVSSSTSTGNWRSQLTVGLTDNDNMAESPQHHHPGAHGTYNRSPSHIRFPPECNVLKRSDTMPVESVEMFGAVANSTEEDH comes from the exons TGGCCAGTGTAAATACTTGCAGTTGGACCGGAGAGTTCTAGAACATGACTTCTCTAAGAAGGCTACTGGGCCAATCGCCCTCAACTTCCTGGTCAG GTTTTACATCGAGAGTATAACACTGCTgaaagacaacacaacagtagaaTTATTCTTCCTAAATGCAAAAGTTGCCGTCTACAAT GGGGATATAGAGGTGGAAAGTGAGAATGTATTCAAATTAGCAGCAAACGCCTTGCAG GAAGCAAAGGGGGATTACTCAAG TGATGAAACCACCAGAATGGATCTGAAGAAGCTCCCAACTCTTCCCAACAAGGTGCTAAAGGAACACCCATCACTTACATACTG TGAGGATCGAGTGATAGAGCACTACAAACAGCTGAAAGGAGTCTCCCGCGGACATGCCATAGTGCA gTATTTGACTCTAGTGGAATCCTTACCCACGTATGGTGTTCATTATTATGAAGTAAAG GACAAGCAAGGTATCCCATGGTGGCTTGGGATCAGCTACAAAGGAATTGGCCAATATGATTTGCAGGACAAATTGAAACCAAGGAAG CTGTATCAGTGGAAGCAACTGGAGAACTTGTATTTTCGGGAGAAGAAATTTGCTGTTGAGGTGAATGACCCTCACAG GCGGGCAGTGACCAAGCGTACATTCGGCCAGACCGGCTTGGTCATCCACACATGGTACGCCAGCCATTCACTGATCAAAACTATCTGGGTCATGGCCATCAGTCAGCACCAGTTTTACTTGGACAGGAAGCAAAGCAAG GGTAAAATAATTGCAGCGAAAAGTTTGGGTGATATTGCCGTCGATCTAACAGAGCATGGAGGAGGAACCAAGATAACCAGACTAGGAGATAACCTAAAGCACAACCTCATTATGGCTAGCACTGGTAGCCTGGCGTCAACAG GGTCTGCTGATTCAGCGGTGGACGAAGAGCAGAGAAAGGAGAAGATCTCTGAGCTAAAGAAGAAGGAACAAGAGATCCAAGACGTCTTGACCcagaaaacaaaggagctgaagaAAATCTGCTTGCTGGAGGCG GAGCTCACGGGCAAACTGCCAAAAGAGTATCCCTTGTTTGCAGGCGAGAGACCTCCTCATGTCAGACGACGTGTTGGAACGACCTTCAAATTGGATGACCTCTTCCCATACAACGAG GACCCTTATCTGAGGAACCTGGAGAGCAGGTTTGCTCTGCAGCAGAAGATCGTAGAAGCAGCTAAGAAGCTGGCCTCAGAGGCAGAGCTCTGTAAGAcggtgaagaggaagaggaggaggaactgTCAGGACGCCATGAGGAAACTGCAGCAGGTTGAAGACGAGATGAACCAGTACAGAATCAAGAAAGGCAAGAAGCCTACCCAAAGAGCCTCTGTGATTATCGCAG ATGAATTTATCCGTGTAGAGACCAGCTCCCTGTCAGATAGTCAGATTCTGGATGACG ATGACTCTGATGGTGCTCAGAGGCCCCGGTCACGGTCTGTCCAGTGCTCCCCTCAGCTCAGCCCCGCGCACTCCTTAGATCACCACAACAACAAGAGTCTCAACAGGTTAGCGTTTGACGGCCAGGATGCTTCACACCACTACCACCCCAGAGAGGTGTCATCCACACACAGCAGCCCCTACAGAACCTTACCCAGACCTCCACGGGACGCACGCAGCATGCCCTCCACCCCCGTTATGACCCGCAATGCCTACAGCAGCAGCCAGCTCAG GTCGGATGGGAACTCTCAGTCCTTCAGGCACCGCAGTGGGAGTCTGGAGTCACAGCAACGGCTATTAAAGGATACTGACTCAGAGAAGCCAGTGTTTACCCAGTCCCCTGCCTGCAGGAACAACAGCACAGAAGCCCTGGAGGACTGCTCCTCCTACACCAGCCAGTCCAGCTTGGACTACGCAGGTAACCCCCACTACTGCACCCTGGACTCTCGGACCCGCAACCATCAGCTGCACAGGAGGGTGGAGGTCTACGGTAATACAGGCAGTATGCCCAATTTGGTCCAGAACCATATCGGCTTTAGTGATACTTACGAGCGCCAGGCACACTACGCGCCAACTGCTTACTATGTGGCAGGCTACCCCTGTCCAGACATGGAGCCCTACTCCAACGGTGCTTACGTCTATGAGAACGAGATGGAGGGCCACTACAATGTCAACCCCTCCTACCAAGTCCACAATTACGGACACGAGCGATACAGGACCTACAGTAGTGATCGGGCGGACAGCCTTGCTCAGAACCCCTACGCTACCATGAGATTGCCCCGGACCAGACATGGGCCCCGTAATGAGCCCTTACAGAAGAACATGCAGAAGGCCATGGTGGCTGAGCACCTGAGAGGCTGGTACCACCGCAGTGGGGGCCACATAGAGGCAGGTAGAGGTCTGGCTGGGTATGACTACGATAATGGCTCTCAGCTCAGCCTTGGATACCAGACCATGCCAGCCCCCTTCAGCCACTCCAGCCGAACCACCTCCTACTCCTCAG TTTCCTCATCCACCAGCACAGGAAACTGGCGCAGCCAGCTAACTGTGGGTCTAACAGACAATGATAACATGGCAGAGTCACCACAGCACCATCACCCAGGAGCCCATGGCACCTACAACCGGAGCCCCAGCCATATCAG ATTTCCCCCAGAATGCAATGTGTTGAAGAGGTCTGATACGATGCCGGTAGAGTCAGTAGAGATGTTTGGTGCTGTGGCCAATAGCACTGAGGAAGACCATTAG
- the LOC106572414 gene encoding FERM domain-containing protein 4B isoform X2, with the protein MTEGRLCQVHLLDDRKLELLVQPKLLSRELLDLVSSHFNLKEKEYFGLTFVDDSGQCKYLQLDRRVLEHDFSKKATGPIALNFLVRFYIESITLLKDNTTVELFFLNAKVAVYNGDIEVESENVFKLAANALQEAKGDYSSDETTRMDLKKLPTLPNKVLKEHPSLTYCEDRVIEHYKQLKGVSRGHAIVQYLTLVESLPTYGVHYYEVKDKQGIPWWLGISYKGIGQYDLQDKLKPRKLYQWKQLENLYFREKKFAVEVNDPHRRAVTKRTFGQTGLVIHTWYASHSLIKTIWVMAISQHQFYLDRKQSKGKIIAAKSLGDIAVDLTEHGGGTKITRLGDNLKHNLIMASTGSLASTGSADSAVDEEQRKEKISELKKKEQEIQDVLTQKTKELKKICLLEAELTGKLPKEYPLFAGERPPHVRRRVGTTFKLDDLFPYNEDPYLRNLESRFALQQKIVEAAKKLASEAELCKTVKRKRRRNCQDAMRKLQQVEDEMNQYRIKKGKKPTQRASVIIADEFIRVETSSLSDSQILDDDDSDGAQRPRSRSVQCSPQLSPAHSLDHHNNKSLNRLAFDGQDASHHYHPREVSSTHSSPYRTLPRPPRDARSMPSTPVMTRNAYSSSQLRSDGNSQSFRHRSGSLESQQRLLKDTDSEKPVFTQSPACRNNSTEALEDCSSYTSQSSLDYAGNPHYCTLDSRTRNHQLHRRVEVYGNTGSMPNLVQNHIGFSDTYERQAHYAPTAYYVAGYPCPDMEPYSNGAYVYENEMEGHYNVNPSYQVHNYGHERYRTYSSDRADSLAQNPYATMRLPRTRHGPRNEPLQKNMQKAMVAEHLRGWYHRSGGHIEAGRGLAGYDYDNGSQLSLGYQTMPAPFSHSSRTTSYSSVSSSTSTGNWRSQLTVGLTDNDNMAESPQHHHPGAHGTYNRSPSHIRRIYMDGNYMSIH; encoded by the exons TGGCCAGTGTAAATACTTGCAGTTGGACCGGAGAGTTCTAGAACATGACTTCTCTAAGAAGGCTACTGGGCCAATCGCCCTCAACTTCCTGGTCAG GTTTTACATCGAGAGTATAACACTGCTgaaagacaacacaacagtagaaTTATTCTTCCTAAATGCAAAAGTTGCCGTCTACAAT GGGGATATAGAGGTGGAAAGTGAGAATGTATTCAAATTAGCAGCAAACGCCTTGCAG GAAGCAAAGGGGGATTACTCAAG TGATGAAACCACCAGAATGGATCTGAAGAAGCTCCCAACTCTTCCCAACAAGGTGCTAAAGGAACACCCATCACTTACATACTG TGAGGATCGAGTGATAGAGCACTACAAACAGCTGAAAGGAGTCTCCCGCGGACATGCCATAGTGCA gTATTTGACTCTAGTGGAATCCTTACCCACGTATGGTGTTCATTATTATGAAGTAAAG GACAAGCAAGGTATCCCATGGTGGCTTGGGATCAGCTACAAAGGAATTGGCCAATATGATTTGCAGGACAAATTGAAACCAAGGAAG CTGTATCAGTGGAAGCAACTGGAGAACTTGTATTTTCGGGAGAAGAAATTTGCTGTTGAGGTGAATGACCCTCACAG GCGGGCAGTGACCAAGCGTACATTCGGCCAGACCGGCTTGGTCATCCACACATGGTACGCCAGCCATTCACTGATCAAAACTATCTGGGTCATGGCCATCAGTCAGCACCAGTTTTACTTGGACAGGAAGCAAAGCAAG GGTAAAATAATTGCAGCGAAAAGTTTGGGTGATATTGCCGTCGATCTAACAGAGCATGGAGGAGGAACCAAGATAACCAGACTAGGAGATAACCTAAAGCACAACCTCATTATGGCTAGCACTGGTAGCCTGGCGTCAACAG GGTCTGCTGATTCAGCGGTGGACGAAGAGCAGAGAAAGGAGAAGATCTCTGAGCTAAAGAAGAAGGAACAAGAGATCCAAGACGTCTTGACCcagaaaacaaaggagctgaagaAAATCTGCTTGCTGGAGGCG GAGCTCACGGGCAAACTGCCAAAAGAGTATCCCTTGTTTGCAGGCGAGAGACCTCCTCATGTCAGACGACGTGTTGGAACGACCTTCAAATTGGATGACCTCTTCCCATACAACGAG GACCCTTATCTGAGGAACCTGGAGAGCAGGTTTGCTCTGCAGCAGAAGATCGTAGAAGCAGCTAAGAAGCTGGCCTCAGAGGCAGAGCTCTGTAAGAcggtgaagaggaagaggaggaggaactgTCAGGACGCCATGAGGAAACTGCAGCAGGTTGAAGACGAGATGAACCAGTACAGAATCAAGAAAGGCAAGAAGCCTACCCAAAGAGCCTCTGTGATTATCGCAG ATGAATTTATCCGTGTAGAGACCAGCTCCCTGTCAGATAGTCAGATTCTGGATGACG ATGACTCTGATGGTGCTCAGAGGCCCCGGTCACGGTCTGTCCAGTGCTCCCCTCAGCTCAGCCCCGCGCACTCCTTAGATCACCACAACAACAAGAGTCTCAACAGGTTAGCGTTTGACGGCCAGGATGCTTCACACCACTACCACCCCAGAGAGGTGTCATCCACACACAGCAGCCCCTACAGAACCTTACCCAGACCTCCACGGGACGCACGCAGCATGCCCTCCACCCCCGTTATGACCCGCAATGCCTACAGCAGCAGCCAGCTCAG GTCGGATGGGAACTCTCAGTCCTTCAGGCACCGCAGTGGGAGTCTGGAGTCACAGCAACGGCTATTAAAGGATACTGACTCAGAGAAGCCAGTGTTTACCCAGTCCCCTGCCTGCAGGAACAACAGCACAGAAGCCCTGGAGGACTGCTCCTCCTACACCAGCCAGTCCAGCTTGGACTACGCAGGTAACCCCCACTACTGCACCCTGGACTCTCGGACCCGCAACCATCAGCTGCACAGGAGGGTGGAGGTCTACGGTAATACAGGCAGTATGCCCAATTTGGTCCAGAACCATATCGGCTTTAGTGATACTTACGAGCGCCAGGCACACTACGCGCCAACTGCTTACTATGTGGCAGGCTACCCCTGTCCAGACATGGAGCCCTACTCCAACGGTGCTTACGTCTATGAGAACGAGATGGAGGGCCACTACAATGTCAACCCCTCCTACCAAGTCCACAATTACGGACACGAGCGATACAGGACCTACAGTAGTGATCGGGCGGACAGCCTTGCTCAGAACCCCTACGCTACCATGAGATTGCCCCGGACCAGACATGGGCCCCGTAATGAGCCCTTACAGAAGAACATGCAGAAGGCCATGGTGGCTGAGCACCTGAGAGGCTGGTACCACCGCAGTGGGGGCCACATAGAGGCAGGTAGAGGTCTGGCTGGGTATGACTACGATAATGGCTCTCAGCTCAGCCTTGGATACCAGACCATGCCAGCCCCCTTCAGCCACTCCAGCCGAACCACCTCCTACTCCTCAG TTTCCTCATCCACCAGCACAGGAAACTGGCGCAGCCAGCTAACTGTGGGTCTAACAGACAATGATAACATGGCAGAGTCACCACAGCACCATCACCCAGGAGCCCATGGCACCTACAACCGGAGCCCCAGCCATATCAG GAGAATATACATGGATGGAAATTACATGAGCATCCACTGA